The following nucleotide sequence is from Coffea eugenioides isolate CCC68of chromosome 3, Ceug_1.0, whole genome shotgun sequence.
tttactgtaacagTATGTATGAAAAACTTCTGTATAAGAtttttttgagttgttttttgtttgtttgtatGTTACTGTAGCATTGTAtctgaaaaattaatttttaaaaaacaggGAAATCGAAACAGTTTGTTTACACAATTTCACTTGGGGTCTatctttcactttttttttttttttcctttttttatggTTGAGTATCTACTCCAAAATTAGCTACTAAACTTGACATATCTTATGCATGAAAAACAAATGTAAAGCCGGTTCCCTCTCCCAAGCGTTACTTGCAAGAGAgtgaaaacaaaaatattttAGCCAGTCTCAGTCCCattttacttgtttatttgaCTTTATCCAGCCTAATCTAAATAAtgcataatattttatataaatgcCATTCCAAGGTGCCTGGCTGCCTGCTGAAAGATCGAAGAAATTATTTCCCAATTTGATTGGCAGAAATCAGAATGCTTTTGGACAGGGTTGTATTGTTGAGGGACTATCATAAAGAGGGTGGTAGGTCCAGATGTGACTTCAAAGTATATCACGTGCATGAATGCATATGACATTTTGTTGCATGGAATTTTCTGTTTGACATATTATGGAGTTGATGGGGTTTCCTTCTACTTTTTTAGCTTGGATGCAGAATTGTGTTCAAACCGCCTCCTTTTCTTTGTAAtggatgattttttttcttttttttaggaTTAAGACGAGATGATCCTACTAATATATGAAATGTGAAAACCTCATGTGGCTATGCTGAGTTTTTACTGATTCAACCAACATATGTAATTAGTTTGGGATGCTTAGAGGTGCATTACTAGTGCGACATCTTGCTAGCCTGATAACTTAAAATGTCATTATtatcaagaaagaaaaattccAAGTGACTAATAGCCCAATGGACCAGTTCCTTCAAGCCATTATGGGATCTCTCAACTCTTCTCAACTAGGCTTGCAACAAAGGATTATCGGTGCTTGGTGGACAAAATCAGATTCAGCTATGGAGTTCGACTACAATTAGCTAAATCTATGCTATCTAGCATTCAACTTTGTTAGAGTAGCTTTTTCATCTTACTTGAAGCTGTATTTTGAAGAAGACTGAAGGCTTGCCGTCCTCATCTTTTTGAACTGGTCAAAGAGGCAAGTAAGCATCTTGCCAAAGGTTCATGGAAGGAAGTATGTACCATGTATACCTTTTAATTAAAGCAGGAGGACTTGGCATTAGAAGCTTGgtgctccaaaaaaaaaaaattaaaaactcttttttttggatattttgggTGCATCCTTTGGGTATATTGTCTGAAGTTtctccagaatttttttttttattaaataagATCAACCGTGATTCTTCACTTCATCGACAACTCGAATCCGTGACCTGTTGGTTACAGATGAAACCTCTTACCAATTAAATTGCGCTTCACTGTCTTTCTAACAAATTTTAAAGCACTGGGTTGTACTAAACAAAGTTATGTAGCTCAGATCATTGCAGATAATTAGTCGAAATGGTCCGAGGGTCCTAGGAGGAACCCTGAGGTAAATGAAACTTTCCAATTATGGCCGGCCTATGGCTTTTAATACTAAATAAAAGAAGACTTGCAAAATGCAGGTGGCCTTTTGACTTTTCGAGTCTGTGACTAGACTTTGAAAACAATTGCAATGTATTTTTGTGCCCAAACACCAGCTGAAAATAATCAATGGTGCATAGTATTTTATTTGGTTTCCACTTACATTCGTCTAGAAATTACACTAATGATAAGATTCGATTCAGATGCAGGATAATGCCACCACATCTCCATGTGAAAAGGAAGAGTATGACACATCGCATTGGGACATCAATTGGGATGGCCAAAGAATTATTAAAGCCACTTGTTGACCACAATTTTAAGTATTTATTTGAGGTTTGCAATCAAACCTCAAATAAATATTAAGTATTTTATGTTACAAGTATCTTTTGTTGAGATGATTTATTAAGAGATTTGTTAGCAAAGATTATATTAGTTTGTTTCATGTATCTTTATAAATAGAGAGTTCGtgaatgaaaatttaaaatccTTTTCATTTCTTCTAAACAAGGCTTTATTATAAGCCCTTTTTTTAGTATAAAGTACTTGTATTGTTTCTTAGTTTATACtctaaattttaataaattggtataaaatgcCAATAAGTTGACACTAGTacagtttcttttttttgtgataataTTTTAGTACTCCCTCCATCCCATATATTTAGTTATATTTGGAGATATGTGCTTTTTATACATAGTACACTCCacacaaaaaattttccttttgtttcacTTTTGCCCTTATTCATGTGCTGGTCAAAATAAAAAGTAGAGGGCAATCTCATTACATTTGTCTTTATGCATCATTAATGAAGGGTATAAGggaaatttcaaaatataaagtAGTTAAAATGGCAaacatgacaaatattttgaaacaaacaaaaaaggaaagtaGAACACTAGAACAGTGGAGTATTAACGTTTGTTGTCTAGCGTCTGGACCTGCTATATTAATTCACATCCTTTATGAAGCAAGTATTATTGACCATTTTCTGCAGGGAACCCCAACCCCAACCAGTGATTTTACACCTGTAAaacttttgtatatattttgaGTGTTTGCCAACGTGAGCTTCAACCTGCATTTGCAGATGTTCATGATGAAATATGAATTGTTACTTTCCATGTTTGCTTATTCATTTTCTCCAGGCTTGCATTGCCTCGACTACCCCACCCAATATCACAACTGATCAATCTGCTCTTCTTTCATTGAAACCTCTAATCACTTCAGATCCCTTAGCCAAAAACTGGTCTGTGGCATTTCCTGTATGTCAATGGACAGGAGTCACTTGTGGTGCTCGTCGACAAAGAGTCACTTCTCTGAATATTTCAAACATGGGTTTTACAGGGATGATACCTCCAACCCTTGGGAATCTATCTTTCTTGGTTTCTCTCGACCTGAGTGGAAACGATTTCGATGGCCAACTACCCCATGAATTAGCACATTTACGCCGATTAAGATTCCTTAATCTAGGAATCAATGACTTCAGTGGAGAGATTCCATCATGGTTTGGGTATTCTTTCCCGAAACTCCAATACCTGAACCTTGCAAACAATAGTTTTCTCGGTTCTATTCCACCCTCAATATTTTCTAATATATCAACTCTAGAGCAGTTGCAGTTGTCATTCAATAATCTAGAAGGGACTATTCCAAAAGAGATTGGAAAGCTTCACAATCTGAAGAAATTGATCTGCGAACGTAACCAGCTTTCAGGGTCTCTACCATCTGAGATCTTCAATGTCTCCTCCCTTGAAATAATTGCATTACGAGCCAACCATCTATCCGGTAGTCTTCCTAGTGATATGTGTCGCAGACTCCAGAAACTCTTCTGGCTTAACCTATCGGAGAACAAGTTCAACGGTGAAATACTATCAACGTTGTCTCAATGCTCAGCACTTCAATCGCTATCCTTGTCATACAACAATTTCACTGGGATCATACCAAATGAAATTGGGAACTTGACGGAACTCCAGCTTCTTTATCTTGGTTCTAACAATTTAGATGGTACGCTATTGTTTCTTGCCTCTAGGGAGGGGATCGGGGTTGTCTGCAGTTTGCAGAAGCAATTTCATGGTGTGGTCTGTAGCCGGCTCTGGTTGAATGACATTGCCTTGATCTAGAATGTCCATGTCaaaattttaatgaatgttCTGGATCGAGTAAATCTAATTCAGCCcacaccattttttttttttttttttttttgtaaatttatggATGATAAATATCTATACATCAGCTTGGATAGGAgattaattggaaaaaaaattatctaaaataataTCGTAGtattttttatgatatgatatatatgaaattaaaaaaaaatgattgaaatttaTGCTTATGATGTAAGTataataaaatttgattttttttttgttgcaaacATTGATAACCGAACAAACTAAATATTTTATTACAAACTTTTTAGGTGAACTTGGTAGGCAGCTTCAACTCTAGACCTTTTGGCTATTCAAGTTTTAAGATAATCACTGTGAAACTATATAATATTCCTCTACCTCAAATTGTTAACATCATTTGAAATTACAATGATGATTAGGGCATTTAAAGACCACAAGGTCCAGGGATGAGCTAGTACACCGGATTTGTCCAAAAATTTGCCATATTTGCTATAGTTATTTTGCAAGATAGTTATTAAACACAACTTGACCACCAACCTAGCAAGGGGACTGGTTCAATGAGTTTGCAGTTTAATTATTAGTTTAATTATTGGTCGACTGGTTGAATCGGTGGGTTCTACAGTATGATAACTAGTATgtttgaataattttatttaCTATAAAATAGATGAATAATCTAAAATAATATTGTGGACCAAGAGCTGCTAATTACTTTGTAAGCTCTAGCATACGAACAAAGCTAGAGGTTGCCTACCGGAACCTCATCAATGGAAAAATGGGAATCTTTTGAAGATTGTCGGGTCACACTAAATTGAACTGACCCGGTTATTTGTTTTTACCGATTGAACCGATaattttttgacttttcaaTAGGGTTCTTTCTATTCAATCAAATTGGAAATCTGAATCAGCGAAGTGGTTGATTTATTAGATTCATCGATTGAACTGTCAGGTCgagctgtttttttttttttttttttcaaacgatAACACTTTCATTAGACAAATCAAAAGTTACAAAACAGGAGCATGTGCTCCTACATCTTTACTAGCTAAACTACATAGCCAGTCAGGAAATGATTCCTGCCACACCTTCTCATCTACCACTCGTAAGGCATATTTAGCCAAATGGTGAGCTACAGAGTTCACTCCCCTTCTGACAAAGGAGAAGGAACATTCAATGAAGTCCATTCTGAGCTTTAAAATATCAAACAGAATGACTCCCACACTTAGATCTTCTGCACTCTTTACGTTAAGTTTGTCAATTATTGCTTTGCAATCCGACTGTAGCACAATCTTCCCCCAACCCTTCTGCTTTGCAATGATCAAGGCCTTCCTGATTGCCATAGCCTCTTCCACAGCCGGATCCCCAATTCTATTTTCACTCCCTGCCCAGGCCCCCACCAAGGCACCATCATCGTTCCTTGCCACTATCCCCCATCCAACTTTCCTCTCTTGCATGTGCAAACTAGCATCAGTATTCATACAAATAAAACCTTTGGGAGGAGGAGTCCATTTGCCACCTACAATAGCTGCACCATCCCCAGTTCCTCTGCTCATATTAGCTTCAGAACTAATATTCCTGTACTCCAACCATTCTTGCACTGCTTTATTTACAGTCTGACCCGGGCACCTTTTTTCTCTATTGAAAAGAACTCCATTCCTTGCCTTCCACACCTGCCACAGGATGTTTATAGTAAGAGCAATATGGTCTCTCCCCTCCACCCTTTTTTGAGCCTCCATAAGACCATTCCACCAATGCCAGAAATTGTGTCTGAATTCCTGCAAACCATCCCACCTAATAGGAGCAGCTTTCCATATAAATTCAGCATTCCTGCAAAAAAACAGCATGTGTTCCAATGTCTCTGTCTGTTCTCCACATTGAACACATTTGTCATCTCCTTTTCCAGTTCTCCTTTTCAGCACCTCATTTACTGGTAGTATTCCCCTTAAGCACTTCCATATGAAATGTTTCAATTTATGTTTTATATTCAAACCCCATAAAAATTTCCAAGCTCCAGAGTTTGCCTCATTTCTACTGCTATCTCCCCCTCCTACCTGTGTGCCCCTCTTCCTGCTTGACATCTCCTTAGCCAGCACATAACCAGATTTGACAGTGTATTTCCCCGAGTTGGACCTAGGCCAAACAAATCTATCCTTACTACCACACGTACTCAGAGGGATGCTCCCTATTCTAGCACAGTCATCCTCATTGAAAAGCGTCTGTAACAAGTCCATATTCCACTTACCATTGCTAATGAGCTCATGCACCTTTACTATCTGACACCCTTCTGGTTTCCTAGATTGCACCATTCCACTCTCACTATTAACTATCCATTTATCATTCCATATATTAACAGAGCTTCCATCACCAACTCTTTTACAAACACCCGTATTTAGCAAATCCCTGGCACTCAGAACACTCTTCCAAATCCAGGAATCCCCACCCCTTTCCTTCACTCTCCAAATTGATGAACCTTTAAAATATCTACCCTTAATCACCCTACTAACCAGCAATCCAGGATTAGTCAACATTCTCCAAAGCTGTTTAGCTAACATAGCTTTATTAAAGCATTGGAGATCCCTGAAACCCAaaccccctttcccttttaCATCAGACAACTTCCCCCATTCAATCCAATGAATCTTTTTCTGCTCCTCACTATCCCCCAACCAAAACTTAGCCATTTCTCTACATATGTCCTTACATAAAGACTTTGGCAGCTTACAGCAGCTCATTGCATAGGTAGGAAGGGCCAAAATTACTGACTTCAACATCACTTCTTTACCTGCCTGACTTAAAAGTTTTTCCTTCCAGCCACCCATTCTAGTCACAACTTTATCCTTTATATAACTAAACACCTGTCTTTTTGGTCTTCCAATCACCATAGGAAGGCCCAAGTATCTGCTCTGTCTTGCAACCTTCATTCCCCCCAGCCCTCTCAGTACCTCCACTTTCCTACCCTCTCCTACATTCTTCCCAAAGAAAACAGAAGATTTTTCAACATTTACAATCTGACCTGAGGCTTCCCCATATAGCTTCAAAATCTGCATCACTTCATCAGCCTCCTCCTTATTAGCTTTACAAAAAATAAGAGTATCATCTGCAAAGAAAAGGTGAGATAAAGCTGGACAAGCCCGAGCCACTCTGAACCCAGTCAACCTTTGCTCCTGCATTGCCTTTTTCAACAGGTTAGAGAAACCTTCAGTAACAAGAAGGAAAAGGTAAGGAGATAAGGGATCTCCTTGCCTAATTCCTCTAGTTGGTTTCACAAAACCTCTGCTCTCGCCATTtatatttaaagaaaaagtcACAGAAGACATGCACTTTAAAATCCACTTAATCCAAGTTTGACAGAATCCCATTTGTTCCATCATTTTCACCACAAACTGCCATTCCActctatcatatgcctttgacATATCTAGTTTTAGGGCCATAAAGGCATTAGATCCactcctcatattgttcaaacaATGAATTGACTCATGAGCAATTATGACATTATCAATGATCTGTCTCCCAGGTATAAAGGCAGATTGATTATCACTGATGCAATGCTTCAACAAAGGTTTTAACCTATTAACTAGAATCTTAGAGATAATCCTATAAACCACATTACATAGGCTGATTGGTCTGAACTGAGACACACAAACAGGATTATCAACTTTTGGAATGAGAGTTATCATGGTACTATTAATGGCACTTAACAGGTTACCTGAGTGAAAAAAGCTAGAGACAGCATTTATAAGATCAAATTTGATGGTATTCCAAAATTGTTGAAAGAAAATAGGCGTCATACCATCAGGTCCAGGAGCTTTGTTTGGATGAAGGGAGAAAACAGCTTTCCTGACTTCCTCTTCAGAAACAGGTCTCACCAGTCTTTGATTCATCTGCCTCGTAATCACCTGAGGAATTCCTTCCAAAACCGTGTCAAAAAGCTGAGGATTAGAAGAAGTGAACAGGCCCCTAAAATACCCCTCTATCTCCTCCTCAATATCCTTCCCAGATTTACACCAATCCCCACCACTCTTCTGTAAAACTGAGATAGTATTCCTCCTCCTCCTACCCTCCACCATGGCATGAAAATACTTTGTATTTTTATCCCCTTCTTTTAACCAACAACTCCTAGCCTTCTGCCCCCAGAACACCTCCTCTCTTCTATAGGCCTCAGCCAATTTCCCCCTCAGTtccctctttctctctctcccatCCGTCTTGCCACTCCTTTGTAGCTCCCTCAATTCCTGCTTTATACACTTGATTTGTCTCTTAGCATTACTGTTGAGTCGCCTGTTCCAGTCCAGAAGAGCCATTCTACACTCCTTTATTTTCAACTGTAGTCTATAACCTCTTGAACCAATTTGTTGTTTGCTCCAAGCTCTACTAACTACCTCCCCTACCCCTGGATTTTTAAGCCAATTTCTATCAAAATAGAACCTTCTCTTCCACTTCCTACCTCCTGGCTCTGTATCAAGCAACAACATGCAATGATCAGAGGCCTCATTTTGGATATGAATACATTTTGCCTTTCTGTAATCCTTCCTCCACCCTCCACTGACCATAATTCTGTCCAGTCTTTCTTTAATCTCCCCTTCATCCTCCCAGTTGTTACACCATGTCCACGGTCGAGCTGTTTTAATACTTATGTTTTTTCACCTACTTATCACCACTAGTCCTGTGCAGATGGGAGATTGCATATTAATGTATCCTAGTATTTTCTATCTTAATCAATCAAAAAATTTTCCCCCAACTTTCCACCGATATATAATCTTACTCATTGTAGAGCTATCCAACAATCCTCAAGGAATCTACTTCTGAAAATAAACAACATTTGGTATGTGACAATTCGGTACTTCAGAATATCTGGTTTTAATTGGTCTAATTCCTCTTTTGTTTGAAGAATACCCAGTTTTAATTGGTCTATTTTCCCCTTTAATGCTATACaagttaaaagagaaaaatatattatattaattaatttttagaTACGTATATATTTGTTTCATGTTTTACgttttttttaatattagtGTAGATATTCcaataaaattatatttttatcaaAAGGGATAGCAAATGGATCTCCGACTTgggaattgaaaagaaaaaactatgagaagaagaagaagaagctgaTAGGCAAGTTAAAGCTTTAAGTTTCAGTCTAACAACTCTTACACATGATAAATTAAATTCAATATCAAAATGGAATATCTGACCttatcttttaaatattttttaatcttATAATAGTCCAAAATGATCCCATGATACTTTTCAAGATTACTCCCTCCATCCCAATTATTTTATCATGTTTCAGCTATCCAATTTTGTAAAAAAGGTGATTTGATTGTGATGTATGTACTTCTCTTTTAATCTTATCcccacaaattcaaattttgaatttgaatagtGATATGCATAAGTTTCTCACAATTTCACTGGCCTCCCTTGaaatttgtaaaattacacttatCTCCCTTGACAGAATTGTGAGCCTAGTTACTTATATCACATGGAGAGAAACTACTCATATACCCTAAGACATTATGCCAAATTAGAAACTAATATCTAATGATTGAGTAATTAGAgcactaattaactattaataACCAACTAATGGAAATAACTGTTGGAAATTTCTTTAATGATGAACGATTACTTGCAATTACAAAATAATGTCAATTGATATATCAAATGGCACTATCTTATGATTGATAAAACTTGACAATGACTAGAAATAAGTCGTATACAATATGAGAAGAAAGGCTTTGGtagaacaaaaaaaacaaagggcAAAAGAAGGTTGTTCATGaggaaattttctttgaaactctTAAAGTTGTGATAGTTGTAAAATAATTTCGTGGAAACAAAGGATAaaggagggaaaagaaaggcaaaattcAAAGTTATTTTTCTGTTCAAAATTATAAGAATCATAACATACCTCATTTTAAGGACGATGAGTGGTCTATTTTGCTAAATCTTGTGAtcattagtgtagttttgttaCTTATTTGTGTTGTCTAATGTATTGAATGTGAACTTTTTGAATAGTAAAATGTGCGTGTTAATTATTTGTaccttttaattattttcattcTTTTATTAACACAACTTATATACATGTTTAAgggatatttatgaaataaaagtttcatggatatttataaaataaaagtttcatctctcATCTTAAAATACTTTTTAAATGTTTTTTTTCCTGACTTGGACTAATTTTGTTGTCAAGACTTTAGACTCGATCGGGGGAGGTTCATGTAATTTAACAAACCACATGGGAGGCTAGTGAAATTCTTAGAAATCTTAGgagagatttctgaaattattccaATATACATATGATTAAAGGGAGGGACTATATTAGAAGGAGAGACTaaaatatgttttaattttctcaacgtgacaaatattttgaaacATTCTAAAATGGAACACTTTAAGAGGAGTACATGATAGCAGTTATATTGCTCAATCATTCCCGTACTCATGTCACTAAAAGGTCATATATATTGTCATGTGATGGAGGCTTTCAATTAAGTGGGATCAGCAAAATGATGCACAGCCCTGTAGGTCATGTTCAAAGGAGAGCACAAAATTTTAGCATAGGCAATTGTGATTAATTAGAGAGGAAATAGGATTAGATTAAAGAGTGATAAGTAGGAGATTAAGCTTAGAATCGTAAATTATAACAAAAAATCCGTAAATTATTGAAAATAAAGAATGGATAATAAGAACGTAAATGGTTTATGAGAATTGAAAAGTGCTTAAACTTGTCCTTAGAAGGTATATCCAGAGCTACTTGGACACCTCCATGTTTAAACTAAACGAGGTACTCTTAATATTCTGTGTTGAACCTGAATATAGGATCTAAGTTGCATAGGTCGAACATTGAAATACGGTCCGgtacaaagaaataaattagGGGTGGACTGAATCTAACAAGCCAAAACTCTAATATTGAACTATGTTTGTTCattttgacaaatttaaattgCGACTTATTTATGCATCAAGCTAAATTCATTTGTGAGCCAATTTCGAATTGAGCTCTGATAGTTTAAATTTTGTTAAGATGGAATGCAATTTTGATCCTCAATGTGTATCAAATCTCTTTGGTTGATTACCAAATATTGTGAGTTTCCTCACATTTTAAGATTCCACCGAACCTTACTTTTAAAGGGTTGATTGTGTATCACTATTAGTTCACCTTCAGAATTCGTTCTTGCAACCATTCCAGTTATTCGGTCTCATGTAATTCAGATACAAACATTGAGCACCAAAACCGCATTTATTTCATTCTGTTGTgtaataaatttcaaattttgtaccaATAGGCCTAAGTTTGGGCTGAACTTTAAATTTCGTACCAATACACCAAGCTTAGATTTTACAAAAATTGATTGTGAAAAGTGATTATAGCATTATAAAATTGAAAATCTTAACAACGCAATAAATCTAAAGTTTACTCTAGTATAAAGTTTAATACTATTGTAGAAGAACAAAGCGAATCAAAATTACACGATTCAACACAAAATCAATTGAAATATTAAGTAGAAAAGTACATCTAAAGATTTGATCTAATATGTTTATTCTGTACTAACAC
It contains:
- the LOC113766047 gene encoding LRR receptor-like serine/threonine-protein kinase GSO2, whose translation is MNCYFPCLLIHFLQACIASTTPPNITTDQSALLSLKPLITSDPLAKNWSVAFPVCQWTGVTCGARRQRVTSLNISNMGFTGMIPPTLGNLSFLVSLDLSGNDFDGQLPHELAHLRRLRFLNLGINDFSGEIPSWFGYSFPKLQYLNLANNSFLGSIPPSIFSNISTLEQLQLSFNNLEGTIPKEIGKLHNLKKLICERNQLSGSLPSEIFNVSSLEIIALRANHLSGSLPSDMCRRLQKLFWLNLSENKFNGEILSTLSQCSALQSLSLSYNNFTGIIPNEIGNLTELQLLYLGSNNLDGTLLFLASREGIGVVCSLQKQFHGVVCSRLWLNDIALI